One window from the genome of Apus apus isolate bApuApu2 chromosome 12, bApuApu2.pri.cur, whole genome shotgun sequence encodes:
- the IDS gene encoding iduronate 2-sulfatase: MAAVAARCAAAWLCLCLLGLPRRVFDFVSGAAGPGDGTNILFIVVDDLRPVLGCYGDKLVRTPNIDQLASQSIVFSNAYAQQAVCAPSRVSFLTGRRPDTTRLYDFYSYWRVHAGNYSTMPQYFKENGYMTLSVGKVFHPGVSSNHSDDYPYSWSIPPFHPSTEKYENDKTCRGKDGKLYANLVCPVDVTEMPSGTLPDIQSTEEAIHLLNVMKTNKQKFFLAVGYHKPHIPLRYPQEFLKLYPLENITLAPDPWVPEKLPSVAYNPWMDIRQRDDVEALNVSFPYGPLPDDFQRQIRQSYYAAVSYLDTQVGLLLNALDDVGLSDSTIVVFTADHGWSLGEHGEWAKYSNFDVATRVPLMFYVPGMTTSSVSRGERVFPYLDPFSSTSVLVPQGRSKKVVELVSLFSTLAELAGLQVPPVCPEPSFHVALCTEGASIVRYFNASEEKVEKEDGCDGTYRCFNEEPLAFSQYPRPADTPQWNSDKPRLKDIRIMGYSMRTVDYRFTLWVRFHPNNFSADFEDVHAGELYMVETDPNQDYNIYNNTSHGSFYKKMLGFLGFRNFMHVLPAEVKLPSV, encoded by the exons ATGGCGGCGGTCGCCGCTCGGTGTGCGGCCGCTTGGCTCTGCCTCTGCTTGCTGGGGCTTCCCCGTCGGGTCTTCGACTTCGTCtcgggggcggcggggcccggag ATGGCACGAACATCCTGTTTATAGTGGTGGATGATCTGCGTCCTGTTTTGGGCTGTTATGGAGATAAACTTGTGAGAACTCCAAACATTGATCAACTTGCTTCTCAAAGTATTGTGTTCAGCAATGCTTATGCACAG CAAGCTGTGTGTGCTCCCAGTAGAGTGTCATTTCTTACTGGACGAAGACCTGATACTACCAGACTCTATGATTTCTACTCCTACTGGAGGGTACATGCAGGAAACTATTCCACGATGCCCCAATATTTCAAGGAGAATGGCTACATGACCCTATCTGTGGGGAAGGTTTTTCATCCTG GAGTGTCATCCAATCACAGTGATGACTATCCATACAGTTGGTCCATTCCACCATTTCATCCTTCAACTGAAAAGTATGAAAATGATAAG acttgtaggggaaaagatggaaaacttTATGCAAACTTGGTGTGCCCAGTGGATGTGACAGAAATGCCCAGTGGTACTCTGCCTGATATTCAGAGTACTGAAGAGGCCATACACTTGCTGAATGTTATGAAAACCAACAAGCAAAAATTCTTCCTGGCTGTTGGGTACCACAAACCACATATCCCACTGAGGTACCCACAG GAATTTCTCAAGTTGTACCCCTTGGAAAACATCACATTAGCCCCAGATCCCTGGGTTCCTGAGAAACTGCCTTCTGTGGCATACAACCCCTGGATGGATATCAGACAGAGGGATGATGTGGAAGCACTAAATGTTAGTTTCCCTTATGGACCACTTCCAGATGACTTCCAG CGTCAGATTCGTCAGAGCTATTATGCAGCAGTTTCTTACCTGGATACACAAGTTGGCCTGCTCCTGAATGCTTTGGATGATGTGGGGCTCTCAGATAGCACAATTGTAGTTTTTACTGCTGATCATG GATGGTCCCTGGGAGAACATGGTGAATGGGCAAAATACAGCAATTTTGATGTTGCTACCCGTGTGCCACTGATGTTTTATGTACCAGGAATGACAACATCCTCTGTTAGTCGAGGAGAGAGGGTCTTCCCCTACCTTGACCCTTTTAGTAGTACTTCAGTCTTGGTACCTCAAG GGCGAAGCAAAAAAGTGGTTGAGCTTGTGTCTCTGTTTTCAACACTTGCTGAACTTGCTGGCCTACAAGTTCCTCCTGTGTGCCCAGAGCCTTCGTTTCATGTTGCACTGTGCACGGAGGGGGCAAGCATTGTCCGGTATTTTAATGCCTCTGAAGAGAAGGTGGAGAAAGAGGATGGGTGTGATGGTACTTACAGGTGTTTTAATGAAGAACCACTTGCTTTCAGCCAATATCCCCGGCCTGCAGACACTCCTCAGTGGAACTCTGACAAGCCGAGGCTGAAAGACATCAGAATCATGGGCTATTCCATGCGTACAGTGGACTACAGGTTTACTCTCTGGGTTCGTTTTCATCCTAACAACTTCAGTGCTGACTTTGAGGATGTCCATGCAGGAGAGTTGTACATGGTGGAGACTGATCCAAACCAGGATTATAACATCTATAACAATACCTCACATGGttctttttacaaaaaaatgcttGGCTTCCTAGGGTTCAGAAACTTCATGCATGTTCTTCCAGCTGAAGTAAAACTGCCTTCTGtataa